One stretch of Phaeodactylum tricornutum CCAP 1055/1 PHATR_bd_12x23 genomic scaffold, whole genome shotgun sequence DNA includes these proteins:
- a CDS encoding predicted protein → MNDNYMTQADQLLAYLKKTPDISFCAIFDEPDSPLFTIYKQRANNTRRYLCTSTQFTSVVAAQEGVLDDDALHDIDPSGELDNYVERTHQAFKLKGSTKMLIGVAWTDNKSRKLFARFSEIMVADVTKGTNNSKRPLFLSLGKTSNQNTFTALWAFLPQQARWAFQWVWTQCIPQLLPKEGLRRMKLTITDGDQKEYGPFVDAIPTFYPFCQHRLCHWHLLYRGDLRKIQIGKCGHKATILFRVVV, encoded by the coding sequence ATGAATGACAACTACATGACACAAGCGGATCAGCTTCTTGCCTATCTCAAGAAAACACCGGACATCAGTTTCTGCGCCATCTTTGATGAACCTGATTCACCCTTGTTCACCATTTACAAGCAAAGGGCAAACAACACCCGCAGGTACCTTTGTACAAGTACACAATTCACTTCCGTCGTTGCAGCCCAAGAAGGAGTACTTGATGATGATGCATTGCATGACATAGACCCAAGCGGAGAACTCGACAACTATGTAGAACGAACCCATCAAGCATTCAAGTTGAAGGGCTCTACAAAGATGCTGATCGGCGTTGCTTGGACAGACAACAAGAGCAGAAAGTTGTTTGCTCGCTTTTCTGAAATTATGGTAGCAGACGTTACCAAAGGCACAAACAATTCTAAGCGGCCATTGTTTTTATCTTTGGGGAAAACGTCCAATCAAAACACGTTTACCGCACTATGGGCATTTTTGCCTCAGCAAGCTCGATGGGCCTTCCAGTGGGTGTGGACCCAGTGCATTCCCCAGCTCTTGCCAAAGGAAGGGCTGCGACGGATGAAATTGACAATCACAGATGGAGACCAGAAAGAATATGGCccttttgttgatgcaatACCAACATTCTATCCATTCTGTCAGCATAGACTATGTCACTGGCATCTTCTCTATCGAGGAGACCTTCGAAAGATACAGATTGGGAAGTGCGGCCATAAAGCGACCATTTTATTCCGAGTAGTGGTTTGA